A single genomic interval of Syntrophobotulus glycolicus DSM 8271 harbors:
- a CDS encoding nucleotidyltransferase domain-containing protein, translating into MYAVEEISSIIAPILKSYGVSRAYLFGSYARGEAFQDSDIDLRIDGGKMTEVEED; encoded by the coding sequence ATTTATGCGGTAGAGGAAATCAGCAGTATCATAGCTCCCATTCTAAAGAGCTATGGTGTGAGCAGAGCTTATCTATTTGGCTCTTATGCACGCGGGGAAGCTTTTCAGGACAGCGATATAGATTTACGTATCGATGGAGGCAAGATGACAGAAGTTGAAGAGGACTGA
- a CDS encoding tyrosine-type recombinase/integrase, with translation MREHPNRKGFVFIFLEKDIGYPIYVKHVDYRMSRILKFAGLDEGPTPHSLRHTHASLCAEAGVPLHEKKKPLKGSATS, from the coding sequence GTGCGTGAGCACCCAAATAGGAAAGGCTTCGTTTTTATTTTTCTGGAGAAAGACATCGGCTACCCAATATATGTGAAGCACGTGGATTACCGAATGTCCAGAATTCTGAAGTTCGCAGGATTAGACGAGGGCCCAACGCCACATAGCTTAAGGCACACTCACGCTTCATTATGTGCCGAGGCCGGAGTACCTTTGCACGAAAAAAAGAAGCCGCTCAAAGGTTCAGCAACCTCATGA
- the groL gene encoding chaperonin GroEL (60 kDa chaperone family; promotes refolding of misfolded polypeptides especially under stressful conditions; forms two stacked rings of heptamers to form a barrel-shaped 14mer; ends can be capped by GroES; misfolded proteins enter the barrel where they are refolded when GroES binds): MAKQISFNEEARHSLERGVNKLAEAVRVTLGPKGRNVVLDKKFGSPLITNDGVTIARDIELEDPFENMGAQLLKEVATKTNDVAGDGTTTATVLAQAIIREGLKNVAAGANPMEIKRGIEKAVEVVVADIKSNAKTVESKDAIAQVASISAGDSTIGELIAQAMEKVGKDGVITVEEAKGMTTELEVVEGMQFDRGYTSAYMITDTDKMEAVLNDPYILITDKKISAIQDILPVLEKVVQSGKALLVIAEDVEGEALATLVVNKLRGTFTAVAVKAPGFGDRRKAMLEDIATLTGGQVITEDLGLKLENTTLDMLGRCRQVRVNKEETTIVDGAGENAAITGRVEVIKKQIEETTSDFDREKLQERLAKLSGGVAVIQVGAATETEMKEKKLRIEDALAATRAAVEEGIVSGGGTTYADAIPALDEIELTGDQGTGVLIVRRALEEPVRQIANNAGLEGSVVIEKVTTAARGVGFNAMTEKYEDMIAAGIVDPAKVTRSALQNAASISAMVLTTECLVADLPEKEGAAAPGMGGMGGMGGMGMGGMM; encoded by the coding sequence GTGGCTAAGCAAATTAGTTTTAATGAAGAAGCCCGCCATTCTCTTGAGCGCGGTGTAAATAAGCTGGCGGAAGCAGTCCGTGTAACCCTTGGTCCCAAGGGACGCAATGTAGTATTGGACAAAAAATTCGGATCACCGCTGATCACAAACGATGGGGTGACGATTGCCCGTGACATCGAATTGGAAGATCCATTTGAAAATATGGGTGCTCAATTATTGAAAGAAGTCGCAACCAAGACCAATGATGTGGCAGGCGACGGAACGACGACCGCGACAGTGCTTGCTCAGGCGATCATTCGTGAAGGCCTGAAAAATGTTGCTGCCGGTGCTAATCCTATGGAAATCAAACGGGGTATTGAAAAAGCTGTTGAGGTGGTTGTGGCCGATATCAAATCCAATGCCAAAACAGTGGAAAGCAAAGATGCGATTGCCCAGGTTGCTTCGATTTCCGCTGGGGATTCGACGATTGGTGAGCTGATTGCCCAAGCTATGGAAAAAGTAGGCAAAGATGGTGTCATTACGGTTGAAGAAGCCAAAGGGATGACGACTGAGCTGGAAGTTGTAGAGGGAATGCAGTTTGATCGTGGTTATACCTCTGCTTATATGATCACCGATACTGATAAAATGGAAGCTGTACTCAATGATCCTTACATTTTGATCACCGACAAAAAGATCAGTGCGATTCAGGACATCCTCCCTGTACTGGAAAAGGTTGTCCAGTCGGGGAAAGCCCTTCTGGTCATTGCTGAGGATGTTGAAGGGGAGGCCCTTGCCACACTGGTTGTCAATAAGCTTCGCGGCACCTTTACCGCGGTTGCGGTTAAAGCTCCCGGTTTCGGCGACCGTCGTAAAGCTATGCTCGAAGATATCGCCACATTGACCGGAGGTCAGGTCATTACCGAAGACCTGGGCCTGAAACTTGAGAATACGACTTTGGATATGCTGGGACGCTGCCGTCAGGTCCGTGTCAACAAAGAAGAAACCACTATTGTTGACGGAGCGGGCGAGAACGCGGCGATTACAGGCAGAGTTGAAGTCATCAAGAAACAGATTGAGGAAACAACTTCTGATTTTGACCGTGAAAAGCTGCAGGAACGCCTGGCTAAGCTTTCAGGCGGTGTTGCCGTAATTCAGGTCGGCGCAGCGACTGAAACTGAAATGAAAGAAAAGAAACTGCGCATTGAAGACGCTTTGGCGGCAACTCGCGCAGCTGTAGAAGAAGGTATTGTTTCCGGCGGAGGCACAACTTATGCTGATGCGATTCCCGCACTGGACGAAATTGAACTGACCGGCGACCAAGGCACCGGTGTTCTGATTGTACGCCGTGCTCTGGAAGAACCGGTTCGTCAGATTGCCAATAACGCCGGCTTGGAAGGATCAGTTGTGATTGAAAAAGTCACGACCGCGGCCAGAGGCGTTGGCTTTAACGCAATGACGGAAAAATATGAAGATATGATCGCTGCCGGAATTGTTGATCCTGCCAAAGTTACTCGTTCTGCTCTGCAGAATGCCGCTTCAATTTCCGCTATGGTGCTTACAACCGAATGCCTGGTTGCAGACCTCCCGGAAAAAGAAGGCGCTGCTGCTCCAGGAATGGGCGGTATGGGCGGTATGGGTGGCATGGGCATGGGCGGCATGATGTAA
- the groES gene encoding co-chaperone GroES, whose amino-acid sequence MKLRPLADRVIIKAVPSEERTKSGIIMPDTAKEKPQEGEIIAVGPGRIEKGERIAVDVQVGDKVIYSKYAGTEVKFDGEEYLILRESDIQAVIG is encoded by the coding sequence ATGAAACTTAGACCACTGGCCGACAGGGTCATCATCAAAGCTGTTCCATCAGAGGAAAGAACAAAGAGCGGTATTATTATGCCCGATACTGCCAAAGAAAAGCCCCAGGAAGGGGAAATCATTGCAGTAGGTCCGGGGAGAATTGAAAAGGGTGAAAGAATCGCTGTTGATGTTCAAGTCGGAGACAAAGTCATTTATTCCAAATACGCAGGAACCGAAGTCAAATTTGACGGGGAAGAATATCTGATTCTGCGTGAATCAGACATTCAGGCTGTCATCGGCTAA
- a CDS encoding P-II family nitrogen regulator encodes MKKIEAVIRPNKLEEVEKALAEMGVSGITISQVLGWGRQKGSTTEIYRGKEFKTRLLNKIKLETVVPEEDSQKVKELIMKIAGTGNVGDGVIWISPVEELTRIRTGEQEK; translated from the coding sequence ATGAAGAAAATTGAAGCGGTGATCAGACCAAATAAACTGGAGGAGGTTGAAAAGGCTCTTGCAGAAATGGGCGTAAGCGGAATCACAATTTCTCAAGTTTTGGGCTGGGGGAGACAAAAAGGGAGCACGACGGAAATTTATCGAGGCAAAGAGTTCAAAACCCGTTTATTAAATAAAATCAAGCTTGAAACTGTTGTTCCGGAAGAAGACAGCCAAAAAGTCAAGGAATTGATTATGAAGATTGCCGGAACAGGGAATGTCGGGGACGGGGTAATCTGGATTTCACCTGTTGAGGAGCTTACCCGTATTCGTACCGGTGAACAGGAGAAATAA
- the mobA gene encoding molybdenum cofactor guanylyltransferase encodes MNRIEDDWDKSETKLQMTGLLLVGGNSSRMGRDKAFLEIRGIPVLKKSLKVLSGVFAEVLISARDGEMYEEFGFKVVKDLFPGKGPLSGIYSGLQASNYNYVFAAACDMPFLSPEAIIKLAGETEDYDLVMPYASGRLHPLHAFYHQRLQGTAFKHLREGRLSLSALAGESNTKIFRFEEYAGSLTNVNTPEEWNEIRNHMERMKEDEEN; translated from the coding sequence ATGAACAGGATTGAAGATGATTGGGATAAGTCTGAAACTAAGCTGCAGATGACGGGACTGCTTCTTGTGGGAGGAAACAGCTCAAGGATGGGGAGGGACAAGGCTTTTCTGGAAATCAGGGGAATACCGGTGCTCAAGAAAAGCTTGAAGGTATTATCCGGTGTCTTTGCCGAAGTATTAATCAGTGCCCGGGATGGTGAAATGTATGAAGAGTTTGGGTTTAAGGTCGTTAAGGACCTGTTTCCCGGAAAAGGACCTTTATCCGGGATATACTCTGGTTTGCAGGCGTCAAATTACAATTATGTTTTTGCAGCGGCCTGTGATATGCCATTTCTGAGCCCTGAGGCGATCATCAAACTGGCTGGGGAGACCGAGGACTATGACCTTGTCATGCCGTATGCTTCCGGAAGGCTGCATCCGCTGCATGCTTTTTATCATCAGAGACTGCAGGGAACAGCGTTTAAGCATCTCAGGGAAGGCAGACTGAGCCTGAGCGCACTGGCCGGCGAATCCAACACGAAGATATTCCGGTTTGAGGAGTATGCCGGTTCATTAACCAATGTGAATACCCCGGAGGAATGGAATGAAATCAGAAATCATATGGAGAGGATGAAGGAAGATGAAGAAAATTGA
- a CDS encoding glutaredoxin family protein, which produces MEKLIMYTLPLCPICFQAKQFLKNKGVAFEEKKVIHSSVFKEMRKITNSLRVPVMKVGDEVLSGFNRKKYQQAFSSYDINHPEKE; this is translated from the coding sequence ATGGAAAAGCTGATAATGTACACACTTCCTTTATGTCCGATTTGTTTTCAGGCTAAGCAATTCTTGAAAAATAAGGGTGTTGCTTTTGAGGAGAAAAAGGTGATTCATTCCTCTGTTTTCAAAGAAATGAGGAAAATAACAAATTCCCTCAGGGTACCGGTGATGAAAGTGGGGGATGAAGTCCTTTCAGGATTTAACCGGAAAAAATACCAGCAGGCTTTTTCTTCGTATGACATTAATCATCCGGAGAAAGAATGA
- a CDS encoding DegV family protein has translation MGVKILTDSTCDLPKDLARELGITIVPLRVLFGEESFLDGEEITSEEFFTKMAQAEKLPTTAQVNPSQFIEEFTKMIDQGDEVIGIFIAAALSGTYNSSLIARDTIGRGKIELIDSHTASFGLGLLVIEAARMAQKGKSFEEIAARLETARDKVNFYAILDTLENLVKGGRLTATMAANLLGVKPIVSVADSTVSMVGKARGQKKAFAWVIEDLKNKGIDLEGRTVALAHGVNKESLMDFQEVLFKEYKIGEVIIFELGAVIGTHLGAGCVGLGVIM, from the coding sequence ATGGGAGTAAAAATTTTGACGGACAGCACTTGTGATCTGCCGAAAGACTTAGCCCGGGAATTAGGAATCACAATCGTTCCTTTGAGAGTCTTATTTGGAGAAGAGTCTTTTCTGGACGGGGAAGAGATCACATCAGAAGAGTTTTTCACGAAGATGGCTCAGGCGGAAAAACTGCCGACGACAGCTCAGGTGAATCCCAGTCAGTTTATTGAAGAGTTCACCAAAATGATTGATCAGGGTGATGAGGTCATTGGAATATTTATTGCGGCCGCTCTGAGCGGTACTTATAACTCGTCTTTAATTGCCCGGGACACCATAGGCAGGGGAAAAATCGAGTTGATTGATTCCCATACGGCGAGTTTCGGCTTGGGATTGCTGGTTATTGAAGCGGCCAGAATGGCGCAGAAAGGCAAATCCTTTGAGGAAATTGCGGCCCGGCTGGAAACGGCCAGGGACAAAGTGAACTTTTACGCGATTTTGGACACCCTGGAAAACTTGGTCAAGGGTGGCAGGCTGACAGCGACTATGGCTGCAAATCTGCTTGGCGTCAAACCGATTGTTTCAGTAGCGGACAGTACGGTTTCCATGGTCGGCAAAGCAAGGGGACAGAAAAAAGCTTTTGCCTGGGTAATCGAGGACCTCAAAAATAAGGGAATCGATCTTGAGGGTCGGACGGTTGCCCTGGCCCATGGCGTAAATAAAGAGAGTCTGATGGATTTTCAGGAAGTTCTTTTTAAAGAATACAAGATCGGAGAAGTGATTATTTTTGAACTAGGTGCTGTGATTGGGACTCATTTAGGAGCAGGTTGTGTAGGATTAGGTGTAATCATGTGA
- a CDS encoding MarR family winged helix-turn-helix transcriptional regulator: MSSVYGTLNEILVKLFNQIPNIEEKSLRCEKFKNLSITEIHIIEVIGIGEPRNMSSAAKDLDITIGTLTIAVNNLVRKGYVQRAKSEEDRRIVLLSLTEKGLAVYQRHADFHKDMINTTMNKLSEEEMNVLILALENINEYFREKYELTKIKNND, translated from the coding sequence ATGAGCAGTGTCTATGGGACCCTCAATGAAATATTGGTCAAACTGTTTAATCAGATCCCTAATATCGAGGAAAAATCGTTAAGATGTGAGAAATTCAAAAACTTGTCCATCACTGAAATACATATTATCGAAGTTATTGGAATAGGTGAACCCCGGAATATGTCTTCGGCAGCTAAAGATTTGGACATTACGATAGGGACATTGACCATTGCGGTCAATAATCTTGTGCGCAAAGGCTATGTTCAGAGAGCGAAGAGTGAGGAAGACCGCAGGATCGTCTTGCTTTCTCTGACTGAAAAAGGCTTAGCCGTATACCAGCGGCATGCGGATTTTCACAAGGATATGATTAATACAACAATGAATAAACTGTCAGAGGAAGAAATGAACGTTTTGATTTTAGCCCTGGAAAATATTAATGAATATTTCAGGGAGAAATATGAGCTGACAAAAATAAAAAATAATGATTAG
- a CDS encoding NYN domain-containing protein → MKAVAFIDYENIWTGLAEKGCRIMPEVFIEALHKYAQSIDVELSVIFLYANFDKEEFWRMQTVFEKKSIITRHVYGKNSFAQTELRPNAADHELMLEAQEILLTRPDSFDIFLLFTGDGDFMSLVRKIRAWGKKVKIIGVKGKIHHDLEPFCESMDVFLELTKSCMTESYEPEKDILLSLKIIIDMQIKLPYLASTKVRNELSRGLSRNMTEVKELVQYMLDKGIILEKEHVDPNLKIRKTKAYLLNCDNSLVKEALGDDLELILKRSALLEQE, encoded by the coding sequence TTGAAGGCAGTAGCTTTTATTGATTATGAAAATATCTGGACAGGGTTAGCTGAAAAAGGTTGCCGAATCATGCCGGAAGTATTTATTGAAGCTCTTCATAAGTATGCGCAAAGCATCGATGTGGAATTATCAGTGATTTTTCTCTACGCAAATTTTGACAAAGAAGAATTTTGGCGCATGCAGACTGTTTTTGAAAAAAAATCGATCATTACCCGCCATGTTTACGGGAAAAATAGTTTTGCCCAGACTGAATTAAGACCGAATGCGGCAGACCACGAGTTAATGCTGGAAGCCCAGGAGATCCTTCTGACAAGACCGGACTCCTTTGATATCTTCCTTCTTTTTACCGGAGACGGTGATTTTATGTCTCTAGTAAGAAAAATCCGAGCTTGGGGCAAGAAAGTAAAAATTATCGGTGTCAAGGGCAAAATCCATCATGATTTAGAACCTTTCTGTGAAAGTATGGATGTTTTTCTGGAATTAACGAAAAGCTGTATGACAGAAAGTTATGAGCCGGAAAAAGATATTCTACTTAGCTTGAAAATTATTATTGATATGCAGATCAAACTTCCCTATTTGGCTTCCACCAAGGTGAGGAATGAATTGAGCAGGGGATTATCACGCAACATGACTGAAGTAAAAGAGCTTGTCCAATATATGCTGGATAAAGGGATCATTTTAGAAAAAGAGCATGTCGATCCCAACCTTAAGATAAGAAAGACCAAGGCTTATTTGCTGAATTGCGATAATTCTCTGGTCAAAGAAGCTTTGGGAGATGATCTTGAATTAATTTTGAAACGGAGCGCATTGTTGGAACAAGAGTAA
- the fdhF gene encoding formate dehydrogenase subunit alpha, translating into MEWITITVDEKKRQVPANLSILEACRESHIQIPTLCHDPELTDSGACRLCMVEVEGARGLVASCSTKVQKGMVIRTNTPEVREARRTILELMIANHDIDCLTCEKMGNCELAQYAYEYGVKKDVFQGQKREDEIDDSNPFILRDLNKCILCGKCVRACSEIQVNNVLGYVNRGFESRVGPAFNLPYGKSECVFCGTCLAVCPVGALTEKKMIAGGRPWELKKVRTTCPFCGTGCGFDLNVRDGKIVGVTTDASAPVNGRFLCVKGRFGIDLVHSPERLTTPLIRKNNELVEAEWDEALELIASKFKEIKNKYGADSLGALSSARCTNEDNYVMQKFMRVVIGTNNVDHCARVCHAPSVAGLATSFGSGAMTNSIKEIPDSKVIFAIGTNATEAHPIIGTKIKQAVRNGCRLIVVDPRRIELVNHAELWLRLKPGTDIALINGIMQIILAHGWEDKAFIEERTTGFENLRELLREYTPDKVSKITGVPEEQLYRAAEIYACAERAQIFYTLGITEHTHGTDNVMSLANLAMLTGNVGKENSGVNPLRGQNNVQGGCDMGALPNVYPGYQQVTDPGVRRKFEGAWGVTLSAQKGYMIPDMFEASLAGQLKAMYIMGEDPATTDADSNHVRRGLQALDFLVVQDIFLTETAKLADVVLPGASFAEKTGTFTNTERRVQMVNQAIDPVGNAKADWKIICDLAAIMGHHFDYEAPAEIMKEISSLTPQYAGIRHERLGIKGMQWPVFGEDHEGTPYLHKDKFTRGKGLFMPIEAAYAKEMPDEEYPLLLSTGRKLQHYNVSTLYSASLFEHAPEELAEVNPLDAEKLGIKDGEIVAVASRRGEIRSRIVVTDKVLPGMVFMTFHYKDAPANFITSGACDKVSGTYEYKVCAVKIKKIEE; encoded by the coding sequence ATGGAATGGATCACAATTACAGTTGATGAAAAAAAGAGGCAGGTTCCGGCAAATCTCTCCATCCTTGAAGCCTGCCGAGAAAGCCATATCCAGATCCCGACACTCTGTCATGATCCGGAGCTCACGGATTCAGGGGCGTGCCGATTATGTATGGTTGAAGTTGAGGGCGCGCGCGGACTGGTTGCTTCCTGTTCGACCAAGGTCCAGAAGGGTATGGTGATCAGGACCAATACCCCTGAGGTCAGGGAAGCCCGGCGGACAATACTGGAATTGATGATTGCCAATCATGATATTGACTGTCTGACCTGCGAAAAAATGGGGAATTGTGAGCTCGCTCAATACGCTTATGAGTACGGGGTAAAGAAAGATGTCTTTCAAGGGCAAAAAAGAGAAGATGAGATTGATGACAGTAATCCTTTTATTTTACGGGATCTGAATAAGTGTATCCTCTGCGGTAAATGTGTGCGGGCCTGTTCGGAAATTCAGGTCAATAATGTGCTCGGTTATGTTAACCGGGGTTTTGAATCCAGAGTCGGTCCCGCTTTTAATCTTCCATACGGCAAATCAGAGTGTGTATTCTGCGGGACATGCCTGGCTGTTTGTCCTGTCGGTGCTCTGACGGAGAAGAAAATGATTGCCGGGGGGAGACCCTGGGAGCTGAAAAAGGTCAGAACAACCTGTCCGTTTTGTGGAACGGGATGTGGTTTTGACCTCAATGTGCGGGACGGTAAGATCGTCGGGGTTACGACTGATGCCAGCGCTCCCGTCAATGGAAGGTTTCTCTGTGTCAAGGGACGTTTCGGAATTGATCTGGTGCATAGCCCTGAACGCCTGACCACACCGCTAATTAGAAAAAACAATGAATTGGTGGAAGCGGAATGGGATGAGGCTTTAGAGCTGATCGCCTCTAAATTCAAGGAAATCAAGAACAAATACGGAGCCGATTCCCTGGGGGCATTAAGCTCAGCCCGCTGTACCAATGAAGATAATTATGTGATGCAGAAATTTATGCGGGTCGTAATCGGAACAAATAATGTAGACCACTGTGCCCGGGTCTGCCATGCTCCGAGTGTGGCCGGATTGGCGACCTCCTTTGGATCAGGCGCGATGACCAATTCAATCAAAGAAATCCCTGATTCCAAGGTGATTTTTGCAATCGGGACCAATGCTACGGAAGCTCACCCAATCATCGGGACCAAGATCAAACAGGCTGTACGCAATGGCTGCCGTCTAATTGTTGTTGATCCCCGCAGGATCGAATTGGTTAACCATGCCGAGCTTTGGCTGAGGCTGAAGCCGGGAACGGATATTGCATTAATCAATGGGATCATGCAGATCATTTTGGCTCATGGCTGGGAAGACAAAGCATTTATTGAAGAACGGACCACAGGGTTTGAAAATCTGAGGGAACTGCTGAGAGAGTACACTCCGGATAAGGTCAGCAAAATTACGGGCGTCCCCGAGGAACAGCTCTACCGGGCGGCAGAGATCTATGCTTGTGCGGAGAGGGCCCAGATTTTCTATACATTGGGGATTACTGAGCATACCCATGGCACGGATAATGTCATGAGCTTGGCTAACCTCGCCATGCTGACAGGGAATGTCGGCAAGGAGAACTCCGGTGTAAACCCTCTGCGCGGTCAAAATAATGTTCAGGGCGGCTGTGATATGGGAGCACTGCCCAATGTCTATCCGGGATATCAACAGGTGACTGACCCTGGTGTCCGGAGAAAATTTGAAGGGGCCTGGGGTGTGACACTGAGCGCTCAAAAGGGATACATGATCCCTGATATGTTTGAGGCTTCTTTAGCCGGTCAGCTTAAAGCCATGTATATTATGGGTGAAGATCCGGCGACAACTGATGCTGATTCCAACCATGTGCGCCGCGGACTGCAAGCTTTGGATTTTCTTGTTGTTCAGGATATTTTTCTGACTGAAACAGCGAAACTGGCCGATGTGGTCTTGCCGGGAGCAAGTTTTGCGGAAAAAACGGGAACATTCACCAACACTGAACGCCGGGTGCAAATGGTCAATCAGGCTATTGACCCTGTCGGCAATGCCAAAGCGGATTGGAAGATTATTTGTGATCTGGCGGCGATTATGGGCCATCACTTTGACTACGAAGCCCCGGCGGAAATCATGAAGGAGATTTCTTCTCTTACTCCTCAGTATGCCGGAATCAGACACGAAAGGCTGGGAATCAAAGGGATGCAATGGCCTGTCTTTGGAGAAGACCATGAGGGGACACCATATCTGCATAAGGATAAATTCACCCGTGGCAAGGGTCTCTTTATGCCGATTGAAGCCGCTTATGCCAAAGAAATGCCTGATGAGGAGTATCCGCTGCTGTTAAGTACGGGCCGTAAGCTCCAGCATTATAATGTCTCTACCCTCTATTCGGCATCCTTGTTTGAGCATGCTCCTGAGGAGCTGGCGGAGGTCAACCCTCTGGATGCGGAGAAACTGGGGATAAAAGATGGGGAGATTGTTGCGGTGGCTTCGCGGCGCGGAGAAATCAGGTCCAGAATAGTGGTTACGGACAAGGTTTTGCCCGGGATGGTCTTCATGACCTTCCATTATAAGGACGCTCCGGCCAATTTTATCACGAGCGGGGCCTGTGACAAGGTTTCCGGGACGTATGAATACAAGGTCTGCGCAGTTAAGATCAAGAAGATAGAGGAATGA
- the nuoF gene encoding NADH-quinone oxidoreductase subunit NuoF, translating into MEALSHHCCEKCGHSVQAPCNQYVRCRTEGPLCHDDEICRSERARLLAKMTNPRGGGMRQVLICTGTGCASSGSNRLIDLIREELAAQGLDEHIQVRSTGCHGFCEQGPILIIEPDKTFYTKVKPSDIPEIVARDIVGGEKIERLLFKDPLSGETASTYESVNFYAKQNRVILKKCGLIDPERVSQYFAHQGYRALEKVLQKMKPEEVIEEVKQSGLRGRGGAGFPTGLKWSFCRAAEGDKKYLICNADEGDPGAFMDRSVLEGDPHAVIEGMLIGAYAIGAAEGYIYCRAEYPLAVERLKTAIGQAEKYGLLGKNILNSGFHFKLRIKEGAGAFVCGEETALIASIEGQRGMPRVRPPYPAVKGLWGKPTNINNVETWANVPHIILNGAGWYSQFGTEKSKGTKIFAMTGKVNNTGLVEVPMGITLREIIFDIGGGIKGGKKFKAAQIGGPSGGCLPESMLDIPVDFDSLGAVGAMVGSGGLTILDETTCMVDMARYFLNFTQNESCGKCTPCREGTKRMLEILVRITKGEGKEGDLENLERLAGVIRKTSLCGLGQTAPNPVSATIKYFRPEYEAHIKEKRCPAHVCTTLLKYSIDHEKCKRCGLCAKHCPAGCIFGDKNTPYEIETENCIQCQTCLERCKFGAVTVS; encoded by the coding sequence ATGGAAGCCTTATCGCATCATTGCTGTGAGAAATGTGGTCATTCTGTGCAAGCTCCCTGCAATCAATATGTGAGATGCAGAACCGAAGGGCCTTTATGTCATGATGATGAGATCTGTCGCAGCGAAAGAGCCCGGTTGCTGGCTAAAATGACCAATCCCCGCGGTGGCGGCATGAGACAGGTCCTGATCTGTACCGGTACAGGCTGCGCGTCCTCAGGTTCTAACCGTTTAATCGATCTGATCCGAGAGGAACTTGCCGCGCAGGGTTTAGATGAGCATATTCAGGTCCGTTCAACAGGATGCCATGGTTTTTGTGAGCAGGGACCTATCCTGATTATTGAACCGGATAAAACCTTCTATACAAAAGTTAAGCCGTCGGATATCCCGGAGATTGTAGCCAGGGATATTGTCGGCGGAGAGAAAATCGAAAGACTGTTATTTAAAGATCCGCTTTCAGGAGAAACGGCCTCTACCTACGAATCGGTGAATTTTTATGCCAAACAGAACAGAGTAATTCTCAAGAAGTGCGGTTTAATTGATCCGGAGAGGGTAAGTCAGTATTTTGCGCATCAGGGATACCGGGCGCTGGAAAAGGTCCTGCAAAAAATGAAGCCCGAGGAAGTCATTGAAGAGGTGAAACAGTCCGGTTTGCGCGGCCGGGGCGGAGCGGGGTTCCCGACAGGACTGAAATGGAGCTTTTGCCGTGCTGCCGAAGGGGATAAAAAATATTTGATCTGCAATGCGGATGAAGGGGACCCCGGAGCGTTTATGGACCGCAGTGTCCTGGAAGGGGACCCGCATGCGGTGATCGAGGGTATGCTGATTGGCGCTTACGCGATCGGGGCCGCTGAAGGCTATATTTATTGCCGCGCCGAATATCCCCTGGCTGTCGAGCGCCTGAAAACAGCGATTGGACAGGCGGAAAAATACGGCTTGCTGGGGAAGAATATTCTCAATTCCGGTTTTCATTTTAAGCTGAGAATCAAAGAAGGAGCAGGGGCATTTGTCTGTGGTGAAGAGACAGCCCTGATCGCTTCGATCGAGGGACAGCGGGGTATGCCGAGAGTACGGCCTCCTTACCCTGCGGTCAAGGGGCTTTGGGGCAAACCGACGAATATCAATAATGTCGAGACTTGGGCCAATGTTCCGCATATTATCCTGAACGGTGCCGGTTGGTATAGCCAGTTCGGCACGGAGAAGAGCAAGGGAACCAAAATTTTTGCCATGACGGGAAAAGTAAACAATACCGGACTTGTGGAAGTTCCGATGGGGATCACCCTGCGCGAAATCATTTTTGATATCGGCGGGGGCATAAAAGGCGGCAAGAAATTCAAGGCCGCCCAGATCGGCGGCCCGTCCGGAGGCTGCCTTCCTGAAAGCATGCTGGACATCCCGGTTGATTTTGACAGTCTGGGCGCTGTCGGGGCCATGGTTGGTTCCGGGGGGCTGACCATTTTGGATGAAACAACCTGTATGGTGGATATGGCCAGGTATTTCCTGAATTTTACCCAGAATGAGTCCTGTGGCAAATGTACGCCTTGTCGCGAGGGAACCAAGAGAATGCTGGAAATATTAGTGAGGATCACAAAAGGAGAAGGCAAAGAAGGAGATCTGGAGAATCTGGAGAGGCTGGCCGGTGTGATCAGGAAGACTTCCTTGTGCGGGTTGGGCCAGACTGCCCCCAATCCTGTTTCGGCCACAATAAAATACTTCAGGCCGGAATATGAAGCCCACATTAAAGAAAAACGCTGCCCAGCCCATGTTTGTACTACTCTTCTGAAATACTCCATTGATCATGAAAAATGCAAGCGCTGCGGGTTATGTGCCAAACATTGTCCGGCCGGCTGCATTTTCGGAGATAAAAATACTCCTTATGAGATTGAAACGGAAAATTGTATTCAATGCCAAACATGTCTTGAGCGATGTAAATTTGGGGCTGTTACGGTATCCTGA